One genomic window of Thermodesulfobacteriota bacterium includes the following:
- the phnH gene encoding phosphonate C-P lyase system protein PhnH, whose product MKPPAWGQLLPGFSNPVFESQATFRQILKALSYPGRVVPMPAAQAAPNPLYPTTGAVCLTLLDLETPLWVDYGKTAEMVDWLRFHCGCPIVEAPSLASFGIFTKPGSEIDLEPFSPGEEEFPERSATLLIQVEGFISGTGRTFIGPGIRSQERIAIEGLTEAFWKAWDLNHHRYPLGIDVLFLSREAIVGLPRTTRVMESSCT is encoded by the coding sequence ATGAAGCCACCCGCTTGGGGCCAACTCCTTCCGGGTTTTTCAAACCCGGTCTTCGAAAGCCAGGCCACTTTTCGACAGATTTTAAAAGCCCTCTCCTACCCAGGGAGGGTCGTTCCGATGCCAGCCGCCCAGGCCGCCCCCAACCCCCTTTACCCGACCACCGGGGCCGTCTGTCTCACCCTGCTCGATCTCGAGACGCCCCTTTGGGTCGATTATGGGAAGACGGCCGAGATGGTCGATTGGCTCCGGTTCCACTGTGGATGTCCCATCGTCGAGGCTCCCTCTCTTGCCAGTTTCGGGATTTTTACGAAGCCCGGGTCGGAGATCGATCTGGAACCGTTTTCCCCAGGAGAGGAGGAGTTTCCAGAAAGATCGGCCACCCTCCTCATTCAGGTCGAGGGCTTCATCTCCGGCACAGGAAGGACGTTTATCGGGCCGGGGATCCGGTCCCAAGAACGGATCGCGATCGAGGGATTGACCGAAGCCTTCTGGAAGGCTTGGGACCTCAATCACCACCGTTATCCCTTGGGCATCGATGTCCTCTTCCTCTCGAGGGAGGCGATCGTAGGGCTGCCCCGAACCACGAGGGTCATGGAGTCGTCATGTACGTAG
- a CDS encoding phosphonate ABC transporter ATP-binding protein, with the protein MLSLRNVAKKLPDGRLLLRDISFDVKKGEFVGILGESGVGKTVLLRCINGLTRPDRGEVILNGDGVPQTVNKKKGKELRAIRRKIGMIFQGSILVKRLTVLENVLTGGLGRISTLRSLFYGFTDEEVDLALQALDRVGIRPLAGRRAETLSGGEMQRAAIARAIFQNPNLLLADEPVSNLDPKNTELILDLLKPLTSQMAIIGVFHAPKLVTKYCTRVIGIRDGLVVYDGPPDLPDSMLDYIYGAKGSSLMSPQGSD; encoded by the coding sequence ATGCTCAGCTTGAGAAATGTCGCCAAGAAGCTTCCCGACGGGAGACTTCTTTTACGAGACATCAGCTTCGATGTTAAGAAAGGGGAATTCGTTGGGATCTTGGGAGAAAGCGGAGTGGGGAAGACCGTCCTCCTGCGGTGTATCAACGGGTTGACCCGACCCGATCGCGGCGAGGTGATCCTCAATGGGGATGGCGTTCCCCAGACGGTCAACAAGAAGAAAGGCAAGGAGCTGAGGGCCATCCGCCGAAAGATCGGGATGATTTTTCAGGGGTCGATTCTGGTCAAGAGGCTCACGGTTTTGGAGAACGTCCTGACGGGCGGGTTGGGGAGGATCAGCACTCTGCGAAGCCTTTTTTACGGGTTCACCGATGAGGAGGTCGATCTGGCCCTTCAGGCCTTGGATCGGGTGGGCATACGCCCTCTGGCGGGCCGGCGGGCAGAGACCCTGAGCGGAGGAGAGATGCAACGGGCCGCCATCGCCCGTGCCATCTTCCAGAACCCCAACCTCCTCCTGGCGGACGAACCGGTTTCGAATCTCGATCCAAAAAACACCGAACTGATCCTGGACCTTCTTAAGCCCCTGACCAGCCAGATGGCCATCATCGGGGTCTTTCACGCCCCCAAACTGGTGACGAAATATTGCACCCGGGTCATCGGGATCCGGGACGGCCTCGTCGTCTATGATGGCCCCCCCGATCTCCCGGATTCGATGCTCGATTACATTTACGGGGCGAAAGGCTCCTCCCTCATGTCCCCTCAAGGATCCGATTAG
- the phnE gene encoding phosphonate ABC transporter, permease protein PhnE, which yields MEFLPLRATAEKVESQRRSNPRGYRRWSLGSLLPALLLLLLFTYCLIDLKISPQLFIEGIPHFFNLVSEMLPPNWEVFWRGKILWSILETLSMAFVGTFWGALGAFFLGLLGAANVSPSPIVREVAKRLLALERTIPPLIYILLLVVVIGLGPFAGMLVIALGTIGMLGKLFAEAIEVIDPKPLESIESGGATRLQVIRYAVLPQVLPSLIANTLYRFDINLRVALFLGVVGGGGIGVDLQMAMSLFRYADALAITLVTLLLIWMAERISDYLRRRVIGQEVLQ from the coding sequence ATGGAATTTCTCCCCCTAAGGGCAACGGCAGAAAAGGTCGAAAGCCAGAGGAGGTCGAACCCGAGGGGCTATCGAAGATGGTCCTTGGGCTCCCTCCTACCGGCTCTCCTCCTTTTGCTCCTTTTCACCTATTGCCTGATCGATCTGAAGATCAGCCCGCAGCTCTTCATCGAAGGGATCCCCCACTTCTTCAACCTGGTGAGCGAGATGCTCCCTCCCAATTGGGAGGTTTTTTGGAGAGGGAAGATCTTGTGGTCCATCCTCGAGACCCTCTCCATGGCCTTTGTCGGCACGTTCTGGGGAGCCCTGGGGGCCTTCTTTTTGGGACTCTTGGGGGCCGCCAACGTGTCGCCTTCACCGATCGTCCGAGAGGTGGCCAAACGACTTTTGGCCTTGGAGAGGACCATCCCGCCCCTCATCTATATTCTCCTGCTCGTCGTGGTCATCGGTTTGGGTCCCTTTGCCGGGATGTTGGTCATTGCCCTGGGAACGATCGGGATGCTCGGGAAGCTCTTTGCCGAGGCGATCGAGGTCATCGACCCCAAGCCCCTCGAATCGATAGAATCGGGAGGGGCGACCAGGCTTCAGGTGATCCGCTATGCCGTTTTGCCGCAGGTGTTACCCTCCCTCATCGCCAACACGCTCTATCGGTTCGACATCAATCTGAGGGTGGCTCTCTTTCTCGGTGTGGTCGGTGGAGGGGGGATCGGTGTCGATCTCCAGATGGCCATGAGCCTCTTCCGATATGCGGATGCCCTGGCCATCACCCTGGTGACCCTTCTCTTGATCTGGATGGCCGAGCGGATCTCAGACTATCTGAGAAGGAGAGTGATCGGCCAGGAGGTTCTGCAATGA
- a CDS encoding chloramphenicol acetyltransferase, protein MRWAPVSFLTEEPGLFGGKTGDPVIEPSAKVLRSCLGKWTYVGERTRMEETEFGDYSYVMEDCQIIYAEIGKFCSIASNTRINPPNHPTWRATTHHFTYRSRFYEFGEDDEAIFQWRRENRVTIGHDVWIGHGVTILPGLRIGTGAVVGAGSVVTKEVAPYTIVAGNPAKLIRRRVAEDVEASLMRIAWWNWSHEKLKGCLKDFRELDAPLFCEKYDPLFRKA, encoded by the coding sequence ATGAGATGGGCCCCTGTCTCCTTCCTCACGGAAGAACCGGGCTTATTCGGTGGAAAGACGGGAGACCCGGTGATCGAACCGAGCGCCAAGGTCCTCCGCTCCTGCCTCGGGAAATGGACTTATGTCGGAGAGAGAACCCGGATGGAAGAGACCGAGTTCGGGGATTATAGCTACGTCATGGAGGACTGTCAGATCATCTATGCCGAGATCGGAAAGTTCTGCTCCATTGCCAGTAACACCCGGATCAATCCCCCCAATCACCCGACGTGGCGGGCCACCACGCACCACTTCACCTACCGGAGCCGGTTCTACGAATTCGGAGAGGACGACGAGGCCATCTTTCAATGGCGAAGGGAGAACAGGGTGACGATCGGCCATGACGTCTGGATCGGCCACGGCGTCACCATTCTGCCAGGCCTTCGAATCGGGACCGGAGCGGTCGTCGGCGCCGGGTCGGTCGTGACGAAAGAGGTGGCTCCCTACACGATCGTGGCCGGAAACCCGGCCAAGCTGATTCGGCGGCGAGTGGCTGAGGACGTGGAGGCCTCCCTGATGAGGATCGCTTGGTGGAATTGGTCTCATGAGAAACTCAAAGGGTGTCTGAAGGACTTCCGTGAATTGGATGCCCCCCTTTTTTGCGAAAAATACGATCCTCTTTTCAGGAAGGCGTAG
- a CDS encoding thiamine pyrophosphate-dependent enzyme: MEASLFPSPPSSRKALLTEEEIRSLRERSYQVRRYVLEMATRGGCFVGAAFSCVDLLVYLYSRFLRISKELLDDPNRDYFFLSKGHAVAALYGVLAVVGLMDPRRLGNHLKPHDVIYWHPNRAVAGIEFHSGSLGHLLPVGVGVAIDCKLRRQKNRVVVLLGDGELNEGSNWEACLIAQAYRLDNLILVVDRNGFQANARTEALIPLDPLEKKFQAFGLSETTIDGHNFVEMERVFAEIPFDPGMPNVVIAETVRGKGVLRLEERVDRWFCQFTPEEAEGFLEELER; encoded by the coding sequence GTGGAAGCATCGTTGTTTCCTTCCCCTCCCTCTTCAAGAAAAGCCCTCCTCACCGAGGAGGAGATCCGATCGCTTCGGGAACGGTCCTACCAGGTGAGACGATATGTCCTGGAGATGGCGACAAGGGGCGGCTGTTTTGTCGGGGCCGCCTTCTCCTGCGTGGACCTCTTGGTCTACCTCTATTCACGATTCTTGAGGATTTCAAAGGAGCTTCTGGACGATCCAAACCGGGACTACTTCTTCTTGTCGAAAGGTCATGCCGTGGCCGCTCTCTATGGGGTCCTTGCGGTGGTCGGCCTGATGGATCCCCGACGTCTCGGGAATCATCTGAAACCCCATGACGTGATCTATTGGCACCCCAACCGGGCCGTTGCCGGGATCGAATTCCATTCAGGCTCGTTGGGCCACCTCCTGCCGGTCGGCGTGGGTGTGGCCATCGATTGCAAATTGAGGCGTCAGAAGAACCGGGTCGTCGTGCTCCTGGGCGACGGAGAGTTGAACGAGGGGTCCAATTGGGAGGCCTGCCTGATTGCCCAAGCCTACCGGCTCGACAACCTGATCTTGGTGGTGGACCGAAACGGATTCCAGGCCAACGCCCGAACCGAAGCGTTGATCCCTCTGGACCCCCTCGAGAAAAAGTTCCAGGCCTTCGGGCTTTCAGAGACGACCATCGATGGTCACAACTTCGTCGAAATGGAGAGGGTCTTTGCCGAAATCCCCTTCGACCCGGGGATGCCCAATGTGGTGATTGCTGAAACGGTCCGGGGCAAGGGAGTCCTCCGTCTGGAAGAGAGAGTCGATCGATGGTTCTGCCAATTCACCCCCGAAGAGGCGGAGGGATTTCTCGAGGAGCTCGAACGATGA
- a CDS encoding glycosyltransferase family protein, which translates to MNLVVVIQTRSGSTRFPGKVLLPLLGKPLFVRMVERVRQSTLSPRVVVATTWLPEDDVISRICEQEGLECFRGHPTDLLDRHYQVALELQADAVAKIPSDCPLIDPAVIDRVLNFYIGHEGSFDYVSNLHPPSYPDGNDVEVMSFNALETAWREAERDFEREHTTPFLWDQPERFRIGNIFWETELDYSATHRWTIDYEEDYLLIREIFETLYPKNPKFSLYEILELLDRQPQLRSLNRQYHGETWMRRHLGSLRTLSTGSSRETGKAPLNSSPLPWKGTERSP; encoded by the coding sequence ATGAATTTGGTCGTCGTGATCCAAACGCGCTCTGGCTCGACCCGGTTCCCGGGAAAGGTGCTGCTCCCCCTGCTCGGAAAACCCCTCTTCGTCCGGATGGTGGAGCGGGTCCGACAATCGACCCTGAGCCCCCGGGTCGTGGTCGCCACGACCTGGCTTCCTGAGGACGATGTCATCTCACGGATCTGCGAACAGGAAGGGCTTGAATGCTTCCGAGGCCATCCCACCGACCTCTTGGACCGCCACTATCAGGTTGCCCTCGAACTTCAGGCCGACGCCGTGGCCAAGATCCCTTCCGATTGCCCCCTGATCGACCCGGCCGTCATCGATCGGGTCCTGAACTTCTATATCGGCCATGAAGGATCCTTCGACTATGTGAGCAATCTCCACCCTCCGAGTTACCCGGATGGAAACGACGTCGAGGTCATGTCCTTCAATGCCCTTGAGACCGCTTGGAGAGAGGCCGAGAGGGATTTCGAGCGGGAACACACGACCCCCTTTCTGTGGGACCAACCCGAACGGTTCCGGATCGGAAACATCTTCTGGGAGACCGAACTCGATTACTCGGCCACCCACCGCTGGACGATCGACTATGAAGAGGACTATCTTCTGATCCGGGAGATCTTCGAAACCCTCTACCCTAAAAATCCAAAATTCAGCCTCTATGAAATTCTCGAGCTTCTGGATCGGCAACCCCAATTACGCTCCCTCAATCGCCAATATCACGGGGAGACGTGGATGAGGCGCCATCTTGGAAGTCTCAGGACCCTCTCTACCGGTTCAAGCCGGGAGACGGGAAAGGCGCCTTTAAATTCATCCCCCTTGCCCTGGAAAGGGACAGAGAGGAGTCCTTGA
- a CDS encoding carbon-phosphorus lyase complex subunit PhnI, with translation MYVATKGGEKAISNAHRLLAEVRRGDPSVPELSIEQVRQQLYLAVDRVMAEGSLYDPELAALAIKQAAGDLIEAIFLLRAYRTTLTRFGVSSPIDTSRMRIRRRISSAFKDIPGGQILGPTYDYTHRLLDFSLLGPSNPPEETNLIPMGLSQKQADFPRVIDFLNQEGLVLAEKSDPDEKVQDLTLQPLQIPAPRDLRLQNLARGDEGFLLSMAYSTQRGFGYNHPFIGEIRVGEVSVEVVPPELGFPIEIGEITVTECQMINQFKGTSEQPPCLTRGYGLTFGHCERKAIAISLLDRALRGKEWGEPVEAPAQDEEFVLMHSDNVQASGFVEHLKLPHYVDFQAELSLIRKLREGRKSSGGKE, from the coding sequence ATGTACGTAGCCACCAAAGGCGGAGAGAAGGCCATTTCAAACGCCCATCGTCTTCTGGCCGAGGTCCGGAGGGGCGATCCCTCGGTTCCGGAGTTGAGCATCGAGCAGGTGCGGCAGCAGCTCTATCTGGCGGTGGACCGGGTCATGGCGGAGGGCTCCCTCTATGACCCCGAATTGGCCGCCCTGGCCATCAAGCAGGCCGCCGGCGATCTGATCGAGGCCATCTTTTTACTTCGGGCGTATCGAACCACGCTGACGCGTTTTGGTGTCTCCTCTCCGATCGATACTTCCAGGATGAGGATCCGGAGGCGGATCTCCTCGGCCTTTAAGGATATCCCGGGGGGGCAGATCTTGGGACCGACCTACGATTATACGCATCGCTTGCTCGATTTTTCGCTCCTCGGACCCTCCAATCCCCCGGAAGAGACGAACTTGATCCCCATGGGTCTTTCTCAAAAGCAGGCCGACTTCCCAAGGGTGATCGATTTCCTCAACCAGGAAGGTTTGGTCCTGGCAGAGAAGAGTGATCCTGATGAAAAGGTTCAAGATCTCACCCTTCAGCCCCTGCAGATTCCGGCGCCACGGGACCTCAGGCTCCAGAACCTGGCCCGCGGGGACGAGGGATTCCTCCTCTCGATGGCCTATTCGACACAACGGGGTTTTGGATACAATCACCCTTTTATCGGAGAGATCCGGGTGGGAGAGGTGTCGGTGGAGGTCGTCCCGCCGGAATTAGGCTTCCCCATCGAGATCGGAGAGATTACAGTGACGGAGTGCCAGATGATCAACCAATTCAAAGGGACCTCGGAACAACCCCCCTGTTTGACCCGGGGCTATGGGCTCACCTTCGGCCACTGTGAGCGAAAGGCCATTGCCATATCGCTGCTCGATCGGGCCTTGCGGGGAAAGGAGTGGGGGGAACCCGTGGAGGCACCTGCCCAGGACGAGGAGTTTGTCCTGATGCACAGCGACAACGTCCAGGCCTCCGGTTTCGTCGAGCACCTCAAGCTACCCCACTACGTCGATTTCCAGGCCGAATTGAGCCTGATTCGAAAATTGAGGGAGGGGAGGAAATCCTCCGGAGGCAAGGAGTGA
- the phnD gene encoding phosphonate ABC transporter substrate-binding protein — MGPRRSLRNKIGGRMGFGGWLSVLALLFGLLFGSETGAQTSPKVLRLALIPAEDIEEMIKAFAPAKQYLEKELGMKIEEFKATDYTAVVEAMRAKKIEVAYFGPFSYVLAAKRANARAIIGGSEGDGKLATYHSIFITHKDSGLKTMEDVKARSKQLTVSFVDPASTSGHLIPRGGLEAMGIRVDKDFKEIIFAGGHDASVLAVKSRKVDLGATWEGGLQRVIDKGLVTKEEVPVIWKSSPIPRSPVAVRGDLEESLVRKIQQAFLDMPQKAPEAFKQFEGRWEKNKSYVPVTDKDYDYIREIAIKLGKI, encoded by the coding sequence ATGGGTCCACGAAGGAGCTTGCGAAACAAGATCGGAGGCAGGATGGGGTTTGGAGGGTGGCTTTCGGTCCTCGCCCTCTTATTCGGGTTGCTCTTTGGGAGCGAAACGGGGGCGCAGACCAGCCCTAAGGTCCTGAGGTTGGCTTTAATTCCCGCCGAGGACATCGAAGAGATGATCAAAGCCTTTGCACCGGCCAAACAGTATCTCGAGAAGGAACTGGGAATGAAGATCGAGGAATTCAAGGCCACCGATTACACGGCGGTGGTGGAGGCGATGCGGGCCAAGAAGATCGAGGTGGCCTATTTTGGTCCCTTCTCCTACGTCCTGGCAGCCAAGCGAGCCAATGCCAGGGCCATCATCGGCGGAAGCGAGGGAGATGGAAAGCTGGCCACTTATCATAGCATCTTCATCACCCACAAAGACAGCGGACTGAAGACGATGGAGGATGTCAAAGCCCGCTCGAAGCAGCTGACGGTCTCCTTCGTTGATCCGGCCTCCACCTCGGGACATCTCATCCCGAGGGGAGGGTTGGAGGCCATGGGCATCCGGGTGGACAAGGATTTCAAGGAGATCATTTTCGCTGGCGGGCACGACGCCTCTGTGTTGGCCGTGAAGTCGAGGAAGGTCGATCTCGGGGCCACCTGGGAAGGAGGGCTCCAACGGGTGATCGACAAGGGTTTAGTCACTAAAGAGGAGGTCCCGGTCATATGGAAGTCCTCTCCGATCCCGCGTTCCCCTGTGGCGGTGAGGGGCGATCTGGAGGAGTCCCTCGTCCGGAAGATTCAGCAGGCCTTCCTCGACATGCCCCAGAAAGCCCCCGAGGCCTTCAAGCAATTCGAAGGCCGGTGGGAGAAGAACAAGAGCTACGTCCCCGTGACCGACAAGGATTACGACTATATTCGAGAGATCGCCATCAAATTGGGGAAGATTTAA
- the phnG gene encoding phosphonate C-P lyase system protein PhnG, protein MEPLTRREWMSILAKADPKELEEIWGFLGERPHYRFLRPPETGLVMVRARAGGTGKPFNLGEVTVTRCTVQVREGFQGTAYVIGRNPRHAELAALLDALLQDPAQHEALMDLVIRRLQQANRKREARMAQKISETRVEFFTLVRGEDDG, encoded by the coding sequence ATGGAGCCGTTGACCCGGAGAGAATGGATGTCCATCTTGGCGAAGGCCGACCCCAAAGAGCTGGAGGAGATCTGGGGGTTCTTGGGGGAGAGGCCCCATTACCGCTTTTTGAGGCCTCCCGAGACGGGGTTGGTGATGGTCCGGGCGAGGGCCGGGGGAACGGGAAAGCCCTTCAACCTCGGAGAGGTGACAGTGACCCGCTGCACGGTTCAGGTGAGGGAAGGGTTTCAGGGAACCGCTTATGTGATAGGCCGAAATCCACGACATGCGGAACTGGCCGCCCTCCTCGATGCCCTCTTGCAAGACCCTGCGCAGCATGAGGCATTGATGGACCTCGTGATCCGTAGGCTCCAGCAGGCGAACCGAAAGCGGGAGGCCAGGATGGCCCAGAAGATCTCGGAGACGAGAGTCGAGTTCTTCACACTGGTTCGAGGGGAGGACGACGGATGA
- the phnE gene encoding phosphonate ABC transporter, permease protein PhnE → MIKQLSKYLLPVSLLAPLVMVGMVICRVDPLLLVKGIPRGVELIRHMFPPDWGKIPSLLPSAVETLQVAFVGTVFGATLSFVIGILASRNMHSLKGLRDLTRALLSAERALPDLIVMLFFVAIVGLGAFPGVMALAASSIGMLGKLFADAIEEVDPKPVESLEAIGASKAQIIHFAVLPQVLPSMIANTLYRFEVNIRMSILLGVVGAGGIGYNLVTSIRLMKYQEAMSAILIILLLVVFCEKGAEGLRKLMMGKEILR, encoded by the coding sequence ATGATCAAACAACTTTCAAAGTACCTTCTGCCGGTCAGCCTCCTTGCGCCCCTCGTCATGGTTGGGATGGTGATCTGTCGGGTCGATCCCCTCCTTCTCGTGAAAGGGATCCCCAGGGGAGTCGAGCTGATCCGACATATGTTTCCTCCGGACTGGGGGAAGATCCCCAGCCTTCTCCCCTCGGCCGTGGAGACGCTGCAGGTGGCCTTCGTGGGGACGGTCTTTGGGGCGACCCTCTCTTTTGTCATCGGCATCCTGGCCTCCCGGAACATGCACTCCTTGAAGGGACTGCGCGATCTGACCCGGGCCCTCCTTTCGGCGGAGAGGGCCTTGCCCGACCTCATCGTGATGCTCTTCTTCGTGGCCATCGTGGGTCTCGGGGCCTTCCCGGGGGTGATGGCCCTTGCGGCCAGCAGCATCGGGATGCTCGGAAAGCTCTTCGCCGATGCGATCGAAGAGGTCGATCCAAAGCCGGTGGAATCTCTCGAGGCCATCGGAGCCAGCAAGGCCCAGATCATTCACTTTGCGGTCCTCCCTCAGGTCCTGCCCTCCATGATCGCCAATACCCTGTATCGATTCGAGGTCAATATCCGGATGTCCATCTTGCTGGGCGTGGTGGGAGCAGGGGGGATCGGATATAACCTGGTTACGTCGATCCGATTGATGAAGTATCAGGAGGCGATGTCCGCCATCCTGATCATTCTGCTCCTGGTCGTCTTTTGCGAGAAGGGCGCGGAAGGGTTGCGAAAATTGATGATGGGCAAGGAGATCTTGAGGTAG
- a CDS encoding transketolase, which produces MNYEAFLTEWTLTDERFVVLTAENRAAIRGLPKRLGSRFIDTGITEQALVGVAAGLALRGRIPIAHGLASFLTLRAYEFIRTDVGLANLPVKLVGGIPGFLSEANGPTHQALEDVGLMRTIPNLIVFCPGDEEDMRLGLQVLLFHPSPCYVRFNPNRPVLDHTPFELGKAEVIAEGSEVTLFVYGMLLEQALQAKELLEAQGRSVGLVNVRTVKPLDEETFLRIARDTAMIVTLEDHFLTGGLFSALSELLAKHGRSCRLLPLALEERWFQPCLLPDLLYQEGFAAEQIAQKILRALRSA; this is translated from the coding sequence ATGAACTACGAGGCCTTCCTGACGGAATGGACCCTTACCGACGAACGCTTCGTGGTGCTGACGGCTGAGAACCGGGCCGCCATCCGGGGCCTTCCGAAGAGGCTCGGGAGCCGTTTCATCGATACCGGCATCACCGAACAGGCCCTGGTCGGCGTGGCCGCAGGCCTTGCCCTCCGAGGCAGGATTCCCATCGCCCATGGATTGGCCTCCTTTTTGACGCTCCGGGCCTATGAATTCATCCGGACCGATGTCGGATTGGCCAACTTACCGGTAAAACTCGTGGGGGGTATCCCGGGCTTTCTTTCCGAGGCCAACGGTCCGACCCATCAAGCCCTGGAAGATGTCGGCCTCATGCGCACGATCCCCAACCTGATCGTCTTCTGCCCGGGCGACGAAGAGGACATGCGGCTCGGGCTTCAGGTGCTCCTCTTCCATCCGTCTCCCTGCTATGTCCGATTCAACCCCAATCGCCCAGTCCTCGACCACACCCCCTTCGAGCTTGGAAAGGCGGAGGTCATCGCAGAGGGGTCCGAGGTCACCCTCTTCGTCTATGGCATGCTCTTAGAACAGGCTTTGCAGGCCAAAGAGCTCCTCGAAGCCCAAGGGAGGTCGGTCGGGTTGGTCAATGTGAGAACCGTCAAACCCCTCGACGAGGAAACCTTCCTGAGGATCGCCCGAGACACTGCCATGATCGTCACCCTGGAGGACCATTTCTTGACCGGGGGGCTCTTCTCGGCCCTCTCCGAACTTTTGGCGAAACACGGCCGATCCTGCCGGTTGCTGCCCCTGGCCCTGGAGGAGAGATGGTTTCAACCCTGCCTGCTTCCCGATCTTCTCTATCAGGAGGGGTTTGCAGCCGAACAGATCGCCCAGAAAATCCTCCGTGCCTTAAGGAGCGCTTAA